One region of Citrus sinensis cultivar Valencia sweet orange chromosome 6, DVS_A1.0, whole genome shotgun sequence genomic DNA includes:
- the LOC102619522 gene encoding uncharacterized protein LOC102619522 isoform X2: MAVASSSVSKDKAAAAKKEKQKEYKRTNCPGVRLHHGRIYDSENGKTCHQCRQKTMDFVAACKIMKKDKYCPIKFCHKCLLNRYGEKAEDAALLDGWNCPRCRGICNCSLCMKKRGHQPTGQLVQAAKATGFSSVSEMLLIKGYDNLDQEKKIAKDVAALPKKSLTLKKESEAALSRKPGKENSFDRDCDSNLNSRNLPRTLNKEKSKKMKREGLKEIPSINGDDGVSLRMKSPKKPKVSEEISEKEKFKVSEEVSRIDKPKEEGEKNEDGLGNLGGVKALNCVKNAGVGSNLEAVSEFRGVNKCITEVPLPQSATLTTVAGAEIPPEDVGHALQFLEFCAAFGKVLDLKKGQAECIIRELMGGRSRRRGLGFPMVQIHIQLLSLIQKDMGEESPLSSTSGKNSWLQALSKCVSNSKCPLNDIPSNCFDCGGDGYHQLNGSKKLKLLNFLCDEALGTTVLRNWIDDQNSEFVEKVKESREKFVAAKEKEKKLKQQLQDEVAKAIITNGAPLSISEHEAIVSEIKRKAAEALSEMTEAKGMAFKKKHRSDAVRTEPIIKEDNGRAVWRLKGYNGGRAILLQEVNGTPDAVSPSEKWFAYDADQVPAVEKYLSSKRYRELARNE; this comes from the exons ATGGCTGTAGCTTCAAGTTCTGTTTCCAAAGACAAAGCCGCTGCTGCCAAGAAGGAGAAACAGAAAGAATATAAGAGAACTAATTGCCCAGGGGTTCGTCTTCACCATGGCAGAATCTATGATTCTGAGAATGGAAAAACATGTCACCag TGCCGGCAAAAAACAATGGACTTTGTGGCAGCTTGTAAGATTATGAAAAAGGATAAATATTGCCCAATCAAGTTCTGTCACAAGTGCCTATTAAACAG ATATGGAGAGAAAGCAGAGGATGCGGCTCTGTTGGATGGTTGGAATTGCCCCAGGTGTAGAGGCATCTGCAATTGTAGCTTATGCAT GAAGAAAAGAGGTCACCAACCCACCGGTCAACTAGTGCAAGCAGCCAAGGCAACTGGGTTTTCATCAGTTTCTGAAATGCTTCTAATTAAAGGATACGACAATTTGGACCAAGAGAAGAAGATTGCTAAAGATGTGGCGGCTTTACCGAAAAAGTCGCTTACTTTGAAAAAG GAGTCTGAAGCTGCTTTGTCGAGGAAACCAGGAaaggaaaattcttttgacaGAGACTGTGATTCAAACTTGAATTCTCGGAATTTACCACGAACCTTGAATAAAGAGAAATCAAAGAAGATGAAACGGGAAGGATTAAAGGAAATCCCTAGTATCAATGGGGACGATGGTGTCTCTTTGAGGATGAAGAGCCCAAAAAAGCCGAAGGTTTCTGAAGAAATTTCTGAGAAAGAGAAGTTTAAAGTTTCAGAGGAGGTTTCTAGGATTGACAAGCCAAAGGAAGAAGGGGAGAAAAATGAAGATGGTCTTGGGAATCTTGGGGGCGTAAAAGCTCTAAATTGCGTTAAAAATGCTGGTGTTGGATCCAATTTAGAGGCAGTTTCTGAATTTCGCGGTGTTAACAAGTGTATCACAGAAGTTCCATTGCCTCAGAGTGCCACTTTAACAACTGTAGCTGGAGCTGAGATACCTCCCGAAGATGTTGGACATGCATTGCAGTTCTTAGAATTTTGTGCAGCTTTTGGAAAG GTTCTGGATTTGAAGAAAGGACAAGCTGAATGTATTATTAGAGAATTGATGGGTGGGCGGAGTAGGCGCCGAGGGCTAGGCTTTCCAATGGTCCAAATTCATATCCAATTGCTGTCTTTGATCCAAAAGGATATGGGAGAAGA GTCTCCATTGAGTTCAACAAGTGGAAAAAATTCATGGTTGCAGGCTCTTAGCAAATGTGTCTCTAATTCCAAATGCCCATTGAATGATATACCTTCTAACTGTTTTGATTGTGGAGGTGATGGATATCATCAGTTAAATGGGTCAAAAAAGCTTAAgctgttgaattttttatgtgaTGAAGCTCTAGGCACCAC AGTGCTGAGGAATTGGATTGATGATCAAAATTCAGAATTTGTTGAAAAAGTGAAGGaatcaagagaaaaatttgttgcagcaaaagaaaag gaaaaaaaattgaagcagCAATTGCAAGATGAGGTGGCCAAAGCAATTATCACTAATGGTGCTCCCTTGTCAATTTCTGAGCATGAAGCTATTGTTTCAGAGATAAAAAGGAAAGCAGCTGAAGCACTTTCTGAGATGACAGAGGCAAAAGGCATGGCATTCAAGA AGAAACACCGATCTGATGCTGTTAGAACGGAGCCTATTATAAAGGAAGACAATGGCCGTGCCGTTTGGAGATTGAAGGGCTATAATGGTGGACGGGCTATTTTGCTTCAAG AGGTGAATGGAACCCCAGATGCAGTTTCACCCAGCGAAAAATGGTTTGCCTATGATGCTGATCAAGTACCAGCAGTTGAGAAATATCTCTCTTCAAAAAG GTACAGAGAACTGGCTAGGAATGAGTAA